From Glycine max cultivar Williams 82 chromosome 11, Glycine_max_v4.0, whole genome shotgun sequence, the proteins below share one genomic window:
- the LOC102659846 gene encoding uncharacterized protein, which yields MPRYKDESPAVRVYTVCDESRYLIVRNVPEFYIPTVGKEKQLHMNLNVVCNCSLDVIRGLELEAVVSLDLLADVMGKDYFASHSMNQTVSLVRDKLDKIQSSGENIQAGSASKKQRVDNRRRV from the exons ATGCCTCGTTACAAGGACGAGTCCCCTGCAGTTCGGGTCTACACTGTATGTGATGAATCCAG ATATTTGATTGTGAGGAACGTTCCAGAATTCTACATCCCTACAGTGGGAAAAGAGAAACAATTACATATG AATCTAAATGTTGTGTGCAATTGTTCTTTAGATGTAATCAGAGGCTTAGAGCTTGAGGCTGTGGTCTCTTTAGATCTTCTAGCTGATGTCATGGGGAAG GATTATTTTGCTTCACATTCCATGAATCAAACAGTGAGTCTTGTGCGGGATAAGCTAGATAAG ATTCAATCAAGTGGTGAGAATATTCAAGCTGGATCTGCATCAAAGAAACAACGAGTTGATAATAGGAGGAGAGTTTAA
- the LOC100775443 gene encoding uncharacterized protein, producing MANPSGNHEEEQTTHVASSFNGNLAPDTSPTALAMKHNPGIALDWTLQEQTILEEGLSLFASEPNLTRYAKIAQNLNNKTVRDVALRVRWMNKKENCKRRKDDFPRKSKDKKVSDPAVRSSHFTAQPNVSPYALAMTMMDNDDGISHIAIGGPTGELLEQNAQALNIISTNLAALQFQGNVNLFSQTRDNIVKILNDMNDMQEAMKQMPPLPFKINETIFNSILSKTNQHMQ from the exons atggctaACCCTTCTGGGAATCACGAAGAAGAGCAGACAACCCATGTTGCGTCGTCGTTTAACGGGAATTTGGCACCCGACACTTCGCCCACCGCGCTCGCCATGAAGCACAACCCCGGCATAGCCCTCGATTGGACTCTCCAAGAACAAACTATTCTCGAAGAAGGACTCTCTCT GTTTGCGTCTGAACCTAACCTCACACGCTATGCAAAGATAGCACAAAATCTAAATAACAAGACAGTCCGTGATGTAGCACTGAGGGTCAGGTGGATGAAT aaaaaagaaaattgcaaGAGAAGGAAGGATGATTTTCCAAGGAAAAGTAAAGACAAAAAG GTTTCTGATCCTGCAGTGAGGTCATCTCACTTTACTgctcaacccaatgtttccccATATGCTCTTGCTATGACAATGATGGACAACGATGATGGCATCTCTCACATAG CTATTGGAGGCCCCACAGGTGAGCTCTTAGAGCAAAATGCACAGGCCTTGAATATAATCTCTACCAATCTTGCTGCTCTTCAG TTTCAGGGTAATGTCAATCTTTTCAGCCAAACGAGAGACAACATCGTCAAAATTTTGAATGA CATGAATGACATGCAAGAGGCAATGAAGCAAATGCCACCTCTTCCTTTTAAGATCAATGAAACAATATTCAACTCCATACTTTCCAAAACAAATCAACATATGCAATAA
- the LOC100775984 gene encoding uncharacterized protein has translation MANLVPGVLLKLMQHMNTDVKVAGEHRSSLLQVVSIVPALAGGELFPNQGFYLKVSDSLHATYVSLPDEHDDLILSDKIQLGQFVFVDRLEAASPVPILHGVRPVPGRHPCVGTPEDIVATTHSLGFLSNGKASKKSACSGPLDLERSKSPRKVLSNHHVGEKEKKEKVRLNNEDQLDKKAMLFAKSKSQTTKAAAANVVDVKKEPLARLKSLNSRTIPSSPTSCYSLPTSFEKFANGVKQQANIKGVDRLTAKVGVVEIGKGVRGASPTGKRISVGNPIRNLVQGIELGAKALRKSWEGNMEIKKKDTSKLRAAKCDPKPEVRSSTPRRSTSSEKFPSKEESKMQPQTKSFKEDHENQSSIKRVIANGTMEEQEKPSKQRVSVGKRSSEASNNGFPENLVKVSPSSRKVTDASVQWASLPSSIAKLGREVMKQRDAAQMAATEAIQEAAAAESLLQCLSVYAELSNSAKEQNPQPAVEQFLTLHASLNSARMIADSLSKSIPDDSSPDNERSITEEELKLKSDRQKCANSWVQAALSTNLSPFSVYNRKPLSSKLPVSTNSQNQKNILGSKPMLVIENSSEDSSKSHGKPRQTANSKTPRKTGDMLANGHKQLVQPPPEWVRGNGLDEVVDLADLLQLRSRDWFLVFVERFLDTDGDTSLSNNGEIAGMLTQLKNVNDWLDEIGSSKNEGEPCQIPAETIDRLRKKIYEYLLTHVESAAAALTGGSQSSPKIQTTETKAKK, from the exons ATGGCAAATCTTGTTCCTGGGGTGCTTCTCAAACTTATGCAGCACATGAACACAGATGTGAAAGTAGCTGGTGAGCATAGGTCCTCTCTTTTACAAGTTGTGAGCATTGTTCCAGCACTTGCAGGGGGTGAGTTGTTCCCAAATCAAGGCTTTTATCTCAAGGTTTCTGATTCCTTGCATGCCACCTATGTCTCTCTCCCTGATGAACATGATGATCTCATCCTCAGTGACAAGATTCAATTGGGGCAGTTTGTTTTCGTCGATCGTTTGGAGGCAGCTTCACCGGTTCCTATTCTTCATGGGGTTAGGCCTGTTCCTGGGAGACACCCTTGTGTTGGAACCCCTGAGGACATTGTTGCAACAACTCACTCACTTGGGTTCCTTAGTAATGGTAAGGCTAGCAAGAAAAGTGCTTGTTCTGGTCCCTTGGACTTAGAGAGGTCTAAGTCTCCGAGGAAAGTGTTGAGCAATCACCATGTTggggagaaggagaagaaggagaaagtaAGATTGAATAATGAAGATCAATTAGACAAGAAAGCAATGCTTTTTGCTAAGAGTAAATCTCAGACAACAAAAGCAGCAGCAGCCAATGTTGTTGATGTGAAGAAGGAACCGTTGGCGAGATTGAAGTCATTGAATTCAAGGACCATTCCCTCTTCCCCCACTAGCTGCTATTCCTTGCCTACTTCTTTTGAGAAATTCGCCAATGGAGTCAAGCAGCAGGCAAATATCAAGGGAGTGGACAGGCTAACTGCTAAGGTGGGAGTGGTGGAGATAGGAAAGGGCGTCCGTGGAGCCAGTCCTACCGGGAAGAGAATTTCCGTGGGAAATCCGATCAGAAATTTGGTTCAGGGAATTGAGCTTGGGGCTAAGGCGCTGCGTAAGAGCTGGGAAGGGAATATGGAAATCAAGAAGAAAGATACATCCAAATTAAGGGCTGCCAAGTGTGATCCTAAGCCAGAGGTTCGCAGCTCA ACTCCTAGGAGAAGTACTTCAAGTGAAAAGTTTCCCTCTAAAGAAGAGAGCAAGATGCAACCACAGACAAAGTCCTTCAAGGAAGACCACGAGAATCAATCATCTATAAAGAGAGTTATTGCCAATGGAACTATGGAGGAACAAGAAAAACCAAGTAAGCAAAGAGTTTCCGTTGGAAAGAGATCGTCAGAAGCTTCTAACAATGGATTCCCTGAAAACTTGGTCAAAGTTTCTCCAAGTAGTAGAAAAGTGACAGATGCAAGTGTTCAATGGGCTTCACTCCCATCATCTATTGCAAAGCTTGGGAGG GAAGTGATGAAGCAAAGAGATGCCGCACAGATGGCAGCAACTGAGGCTATACAAGAGGCTGCCGCTGCTGAGAGTTTGCTGCAATGTCTAAG TGTATATGCAGAGCTAAGTAATTCTGCTAAGGAACAAAACCCACAGCCTGCAGTAGAGCAGTTCCTAACTCTTCATGCTAGCCTAAATAGTGCGCGGATGATTGCTGACTCGCTATCTAAATCCATTCCAGATGATTCTTCTCCAGATAATGAAAGAAGCATAACAGAAGAGGAACTAAAACTTAAATCAGATAGACAAAAGTGCGCAAATTCTTGGGTCCAGGCTGCTTTATCCACCAATCTATCACCCTTTTCTGTTTATAACCGCAAACCTCTATCATCCAAGCTTCCAGTTTCAACCAATTCTCAAAACCAAAAGAATATCCTGGGAAGTAAACCAATGCTAGTCATAGAaaattcaagtgaagattcatCAAAATCTCACGGAAAACCCCGTCAGACGGCTAATTCCAAAACTCCTCGCAAAACAGGTGATATGCTAGCAAATGGACACAAGCAACTAGTCCAACCACCACCGGAGTGGGTTAGAGGAAATGGCCTTGATGAGGTGGTTGATTTGGCTGACTTGCTGCAACTGCGGTCCCGAGATTGGTTTTTGGTGTTTGTTGAGAGATTCTTGGACACTGATGGTGACACTAGCTTGTCAAACAATGGCGAAATAGCAGGTATGCTCACTCAACTGAAAAATGTGAATGATTGGCTTGATGAGATAGGATCAAGCAAGAATGAAGGAGAACCCTGCCAGATACCAGCAGAGACAATTGACAGGCTGAGGAAGAAGATATATGAGTATCTTCTTACACATGTTGAATCTGCCGCCGCCGCACTCACTGGTGGATCACAATCATCACCTAAGATCCAAACAACAGAGACCAAAGCCAAAAAGTGA